A genome region from Megalobrama amblycephala isolate DHTTF-2021 linkage group LG18, ASM1881202v1, whole genome shotgun sequence includes the following:
- the LOC125253451 gene encoding hydroperoxide isomerase ALOXE3-like, which produces MKLWNIINKFVAAFLSHYYQCDAHMQKDTELQQWISEIFTNGFLGRDGSGIPSSLQTVTELVKFVTMVIFTASAQHAALNNGQFDFGGWMPNFPSALRKPPPKEKGQTTEDTILETLPDVSTTVNIMAVLRLLTQDSADQYPLGHFPENLHDEEVLCKLIEEFQKDLRKLSDLIEERNKNLELPYTYLNPKNVDNSVAI; this is translated from the exons ATGAAACTGTGGAACATCATCAACAA GTTTGTTGCGGCTTTCTTGTCACACTACTATCAATGTGATGCACACATGCAGAAGGACACAGAGCTGCAGCAATGGATCAGTGAGATATTCACCAATGGCTTCCTGGGAAGAGATGGCTCAG GAATACCATCATCTCTTCAGACTGTGACAGAGCTCGTCAAGTTTGTCACCATGGTGATCTTCACTGCGTCAGCCCAACATGCCGCTCTAAACAATGGACAG TTTGACTTTGGCGGCTGGATGCCTAACTTCCCCAGTGCCCTCAGAAAGCCCCCTCCCAAGGAGAAAGGCCAGACCACTGAGGACACGATCCTGGAGACCCTTCCTGATGTGAGCACGACAGTGAATATAATGGCTGTCCTGAGACTGCTGACCCAGGATTCTGCAGACCAA TACCCTCTGGGACATTTCCCAGAAAATCTGCATGATGAAGAGGTCCTCTGCAAGCTCATTGAAGAGTTTCAGAAGGATCTGAGGAAGTTGTCGGATCTCATCGAGGAGCGGAACAAGAATTTGGAGCTTCCCTACACCTATCTGAACCCCAAAAATGTGGACAACAGTGTAGCCATTTGA